The Pelagicoccus enzymogenes region ATTCTGCCTTGGTAGCAAGCGAATCTCCCGATCCATCCCAATTCCAGGGCAATTCCTCTTGCCCCTAAGCCAGCCCTCTCGCCTACTGCAGCCGCCTAGATTCAAGATGCAGTATAAAATCAGCGCACTCATTTTCCTGAAAGACCAAGCCGGACGCTTCCTCATGCTCAAGCGAGCCAAGGCTCCCAATGACGGACTTTGGAGCCCTATCGGCGGAAAGCTGGAAATGCCGCTCGGCGAGTCCCCCTTCGAATGCGCCATCCGCGAAGCCCGCGAGGAGACCGGCATCGAGCTGGAAAACAAAGACCTGCACCTCTTTTGCATGGCCGCCGAAAAGGCTTACGAGGGAAAAGGCCACTGGCTGATGTTCCTCTTCGAGTGCAGCAAGCCCCTCGAGGCCCTGCCAGCTGCCATCGACGAAGGCGAGTTCGCCTTCTACAATCGGGCGGAGATCGACAGCCTTCCCATCCCCGAAACCGACCGGCAGGGACTGTGGGACATCTACGACAAGTACCACGACCGTTTCGTCGCCCTCAAGGTGGACTGCCAGCCCGGCAAGCCCCTTAATTTCGAGATCGAAGGCCTTGTGCCAGCGAGGAAATCCACTCATGCAAAGCCGCAAAACGACTAATCGAAACGACTTGCGACAAAATTATCCCGCTGCAATCCACCGCTTTGTTGTTGTCTCAAAG contains the following coding sequences:
- a CDS encoding NUDIX hydrolase — its product is MQYKISALIFLKDQAGRFLMLKRAKAPNDGLWSPIGGKLEMPLGESPFECAIREAREETGIELENKDLHLFCMAAEKAYEGKGHWLMFLFECSKPLEALPAAIDEGEFAFYNRAEIDSLPIPETDRQGLWDIYDKYHDRFVALKVDCQPGKPLNFEIEGLVPARKSTHAKPQND